In the genome of Kitasatospora cathayae, one region contains:
- the smc gene encoding chromosome segregation protein SMC, whose amino-acid sequence MHLKSLTLRGFKSFASSTTLRFEPGITCVVGPNGSGKSNVVDALSWVMGEQGAKSLRGGKMEDVIFAGTSGRAPLGRAEVSLTIDNSDGALPIDYAEVTITRTMFRNGGSEYALNGETCRLLDIQELLSDSGIGREMHVIVGQGQLDSVLHADPMGRRAFIEEAAGVLKHRKRKEKALRKLDAMQANLNRVQDLVAELRRQLGPLGRQARIARRAAGIQADLRDARLRLLADDLLTLRRAVEAEVADELALRLRRTTVEQELARAVQRERVLEAQVQQLGPGLETARQTWYRLSALAERTRGTIGLAEARARHAVAGGAAEERRGRDPEELEREAERVREEEAALAEALEEAQYALAEAVERKGELERGLAVEERRLRDAARAIADRREGLARLQGQAAAARSRAGSAQAEIGRLTEARDEALLRAEAAQGELDELQHQVDGLAGDDEQAETEHRRARDRLAEVERELAAARDAAGAAERERAGLTARHEALSLGLRRKDGTGALLDAGERLTGLLGPAAALLRTAPGYELPVAAALGAAADAVAVDSPSAAAAALRLLRAQDAGRAALLVAGAPEVPPGDGELPDGARWAAELLDGPGELLAAARNRLAGVVVVADLDDALRLVAERPELSAVTMAGDRLGAGFAQGGSGGAPSLLETQAAVEQAARAIDELDLRCAESAERLAQLTELRRESAAELERLGELRRRAEKERAQVAGALGRLGGQARAAAGEAERLSAAAARAEHGLAELLAAAEELAERLAAAEESADAGEDEPDRAEQQRLAEAASAARQAELEARLAVRTHEERVRALAGRADQLDRAARAEREARARAAERRRRAEHDARVANAVAAGARQLLACLEVSLARADAGRAAAEQALAEREAELREHREHGRGLKEELDKLVDAGHRDEVLRAEKRLRIEQLESRALEEFGIDGGELLASYGPEQPVPPSTPEEGQEPGEPYPYVRAEQEKRLRAAEKAYQQLGKVNPLALEEFTALEERHRFLGEQLDDLKRSRRDLLDIVRDVDQRVEQLFTSAYHDTAAQFEGVFARLFPGGEGRLVLTDPDDMLTTGVEVEARPPGKKVKRLSLLSGGERSLTAVALLVAIFKARPSPFYVMDEVEAALDETNLRRLVGIMEELRESSQLIVITHQKLTMESADALYGVTMKGDGISQVISQRLREGAPPGRQAGGEHRERRRSGVRTVTV is encoded by the coding sequence GTGCACCTGAAGAGTCTGACGCTGCGCGGGTTCAAGTCCTTCGCCTCCAGCACCACCCTGCGCTTCGAGCCGGGCATCACCTGCGTGGTCGGGCCGAACGGCTCCGGCAAGTCCAACGTGGTGGACGCGCTGTCCTGGGTGATGGGCGAGCAGGGGGCCAAGTCGCTGCGCGGCGGCAAGATGGAGGACGTCATCTTCGCCGGGACCAGCGGGCGCGCTCCGCTCGGCCGCGCCGAGGTCAGCCTCACCATCGACAACAGCGACGGCGCCCTGCCGATCGACTACGCCGAGGTGACGATCACCCGGACCATGTTCCGCAACGGCGGCAGCGAGTACGCGCTCAACGGCGAGACCTGCCGCCTGCTGGACATCCAGGAACTGCTCTCCGACTCCGGCATCGGCCGCGAGATGCACGTCATCGTCGGGCAGGGCCAGCTCGACTCCGTCCTGCACGCCGACCCGATGGGCCGGCGCGCCTTCATCGAGGAGGCGGCCGGCGTCCTCAAGCACCGCAAGCGCAAGGAGAAGGCGCTGCGGAAGCTGGACGCGATGCAGGCCAACCTCAACCGCGTCCAGGACCTGGTGGCCGAACTGCGCCGCCAGCTCGGACCGCTCGGCCGACAGGCCCGGATCGCCCGCCGAGCCGCCGGCATCCAGGCCGACCTGCGCGACGCCCGGCTGCGGCTGCTCGCCGACGACCTGCTCACCCTCCGCCGGGCCGTCGAGGCCGAGGTCGCCGACGAACTCGCGCTGCGACTGCGCCGGACCACCGTCGAACAGGAACTCGCCCGCGCGGTGCAGCGCGAACGGGTCCTGGAGGCGCAGGTCCAGCAGCTCGGCCCGGGCCTGGAGACCGCCCGGCAGACCTGGTACCGGCTCTCCGCGCTCGCCGAGCGCACCCGCGGCACGATCGGACTCGCCGAGGCCCGGGCCCGGCACGCCGTCGCCGGGGGCGCGGCCGAGGAGCGGCGCGGTCGGGACCCGGAGGAGCTGGAACGCGAGGCCGAACGGGTCCGCGAGGAGGAGGCCGCCCTCGCCGAGGCGCTGGAGGAGGCCCAGTACGCGCTGGCCGAGGCCGTCGAACGCAAGGGCGAGCTGGAGCGCGGACTGGCCGTCGAGGAACGCCGGCTGCGGGACGCCGCCCGGGCCATCGCGGACCGCCGGGAGGGCCTGGCCCGGCTGCAGGGACAGGCCGCCGCCGCCCGCTCCCGGGCCGGCTCGGCCCAGGCGGAGATCGGCCGGCTCACCGAGGCCAGGGACGAGGCACTGCTGCGCGCCGAGGCCGCGCAGGGCGAACTGGACGAGCTCCAGCACCAGGTGGACGGCCTGGCCGGGGACGACGAGCAGGCCGAGACCGAGCACCGGCGGGCCCGGGACCGGCTGGCCGAGGTCGAACGCGAACTGGCCGCCGCCCGGGACGCGGCCGGGGCCGCCGAGCGCGAACGGGCCGGGCTCACCGCGCGGCACGAGGCGCTCTCGCTCGGGCTGCGCCGCAAGGACGGCACCGGCGCGCTGCTGGACGCGGGGGAGCGGCTGACCGGGCTGCTCGGCCCGGCCGCCGCGCTGCTGCGGACCGCGCCCGGCTACGAGCTGCCGGTCGCCGCCGCGCTCGGGGCGGCCGCCGACGCGGTGGCCGTCGACTCGCCGTCCGCCGCCGCCGCGGCGCTGCGGCTGCTGCGCGCCCAGGACGCCGGACGGGCCGCGCTGTTGGTCGCCGGGGCGCCGGAAGTTCCCCCGGGCGACGGCGAGTTGCCCGACGGTGCCCGGTGGGCCGCCGAACTGCTCGACGGCCCGGGCGAGTTGCTCGCCGCCGCGCGGAACCGGCTGGCCGGGGTGGTGGTGGTCGCCGACCTGGACGATGCGCTGCGGCTGGTCGCCGAACGCCCCGAGCTGTCCGCCGTCACCATGGCGGGCGACCGGCTGGGCGCCGGCTTCGCCCAGGGCGGCTCCGGTGGCGCGCCCAGCCTGCTGGAGACCCAGGCGGCGGTGGAGCAGGCGGCCCGGGCGATCGACGAACTCGACCTCCGCTGCGCCGAGTCGGCCGAGCGGCTGGCTCAACTCACCGAACTGCGCCGGGAGTCGGCGGCCGAGCTGGAGCGACTCGGCGAGCTGCGGCGGCGGGCCGAGAAGGAACGGGCCCAGGTCGCGGGGGCGCTCGGCCGGCTGGGTGGGCAGGCCCGCGCCGCCGCCGGGGAGGCCGAGCGGCTGTCGGCCGCCGCGGCCCGGGCCGAGCACGGCCTGGCCGAGCTGCTCGCCGCCGCCGAGGAACTGGCCGAACGGCTGGCCGCCGCCGAGGAGTCGGCGGACGCGGGGGAGGACGAGCCGGACCGGGCCGAGCAGCAGCGCCTCGCCGAGGCGGCCTCCGCCGCCCGGCAGGCCGAACTGGAGGCCAGGCTCGCGGTGCGCACCCACGAGGAGCGGGTCCGCGCCCTGGCCGGCCGGGCCGACCAGCTGGACCGGGCCGCCCGCGCCGAGCGCGAGGCGCGCGCCCGGGCCGCCGAGCGTCGCCGGCGCGCCGAGCACGACGCCCGGGTGGCGAACGCCGTCGCGGCGGGCGCCCGGCAGCTGCTGGCCTGCCTGGAGGTGTCGCTGGCCCGCGCGGACGCCGGGCGCGCGGCCGCCGAACAGGCGCTCGCCGAGCGGGAAGCCGAGCTCCGGGAGCACCGCGAGCACGGGCGCGGCCTCAAGGAGGAGCTGGACAAGCTGGTCGACGCCGGGCACCGGGACGAGGTGCTGCGGGCGGAGAAGCGGCTGCGGATCGAGCAGCTGGAGTCCCGCGCGCTGGAGGAGTTCGGCATCGACGGGGGCGAGCTGCTGGCCTCGTACGGGCCGGAGCAGCCCGTCCCGCCGTCAACGCCCGAGGAGGGGCAGGAGCCGGGCGAGCCGTACCCGTACGTCCGGGCCGAGCAGGAGAAGCGGCTGAGGGCCGCCGAGAAGGCGTACCAGCAGCTGGGCAAGGTCAATCCGCTGGCGCTGGAGGAGTTCACCGCGCTGGAGGAGCGACACCGCTTCCTCGGGGAGCAGCTGGACGACCTCAAGCGCAGCCGGCGCGACCTGCTGGACATCGTCCGGGACGTCGACCAGCGGGTCGAGCAGCTGTTCACCTCGGCGTACCACGACACCGCCGCCCAGTTCGAGGGCGTCTTCGCCCGGCTCTTCCCGGGCGGCGAGGGACGGCTGGTGCTGACCGACCCGGACGACATGCTCACCACCGGGGTCGAGGTGGAGGCCCGTCCGCCGGGCAAGAAGGTCAAGCGGCTGTCGCTGCTGTCCGGCGGCGAGCGCTCGCTCACCGCGGTGGCGCTGCTGGTGGCGATCTTCAAGGCCCGGCCCAGCCCGTTCTACGTGATGGACGAGGTGGAGGCGGCCCTCGACGAGACCAACCTGCGCCGGCTGGTCGGGATCATGGAGGAGCTGCGGGAGAGCTCCCAGCTGATCGTGATCACCCACCAGAAGCTGACCATGGAGTCCGCCGACGCGCTGTACGGCGTGACCATGAAGGGCGACGGGATCTCCCAGGTGATCAGCCAGCGCCTGCGGGAGGGGGCACCTCCCGGTCGCCAGGCTGGGGGAGAGCACCGCGAACGGCGGCGGTCGGGCGTCCGTACGGTGACGGTCTAG
- the ftsY gene encoding signal recognition particle-docking protein FtsY produces the protein MEYVILAVVIAVIAIGAIAGLVVSGRRRQQLPPKSQAPVITAPKTTPQEPQVGEEAAPPTEEPRRTVEEVPLPEAPEVVEVEAPAEAEVAPAIEVPEPTAGRLVRLRSRLSRSQNSLGKGLLSLLSREHLDEDTWEEIEETLLTADVGVAPTQELVERLRTRVKVLGTRTPDELRGLLREELVELVGKDADRTVRSTKHEEGPAVVLVVGVNGVGKTTTTGKLARVLVADGRKVVLGAADTFRAAAADQLQTWGERVGARTVRGPEGGDPASIAFDAVKEGIAEGADTVLIDTAGRLHTKTGLMDELGKVKRVVEKHGPVDEVLLVLDATTGQNGLIQARVFAEVVDITGIVLTKLDGTAKGGIVVAVQRELGVPVKLIGLGEGADDLAPFEPGAFVDALIGD, from the coding sequence ATGGAATACGTGATCCTTGCCGTAGTCATCGCCGTGATCGCCATCGGCGCGATCGCGGGCCTCGTCGTTTCCGGCAGACGACGCCAGCAGCTGCCCCCGAAGTCGCAGGCGCCGGTCATCACGGCGCCGAAGACCACCCCGCAGGAGCCCCAGGTCGGCGAGGAGGCCGCGCCGCCGACCGAGGAGCCGCGCCGCACCGTCGAGGAGGTGCCGCTTCCCGAGGCCCCCGAGGTCGTCGAGGTCGAGGCCCCGGCCGAGGCCGAGGTGGCGCCCGCCATCGAGGTCCCCGAGCCCACCGCCGGCCGGCTGGTCCGGCTGCGCTCCCGACTCTCCCGCTCGCAGAACTCGCTCGGCAAGGGCCTGCTCTCGCTGCTCTCCCGCGAGCACCTGGACGAGGACACCTGGGAGGAGATCGAGGAGACCCTGCTCACCGCGGACGTCGGCGTCGCCCCGACCCAGGAGCTGGTCGAGCGGCTGCGCACCCGGGTGAAGGTGCTCGGCACCCGCACCCCCGACGAACTGCGCGGCCTGCTGCGCGAGGAGCTGGTCGAGCTGGTCGGCAAGGACGCCGACCGCACCGTCCGCTCCACCAAGCACGAGGAGGGCCCGGCCGTGGTCCTGGTCGTCGGCGTCAACGGCGTCGGCAAGACCACCACCACCGGCAAGCTGGCCCGGGTGCTGGTCGCCGACGGCCGCAAGGTGGTGCTCGGCGCGGCCGACACCTTCCGGGCCGCCGCCGCGGACCAGCTGCAGACCTGGGGCGAGCGGGTCGGTGCGCGCACCGTGCGCGGCCCGGAGGGCGGCGACCCGGCCTCGATCGCCTTCGACGCGGTCAAGGAGGGCATCGCCGAGGGCGCGGACACCGTGCTGATCGACACCGCCGGCCGGCTGCACACCAAGACCGGCCTGATGGACGAGCTGGGCAAGGTCAAGCGGGTCGTCGAGAAGCACGGCCCGGTGGACGAGGTGCTGCTGGTGCTGGACGCCACCACCGGCCAGAACGGCCTGATCCAGGCCCGGGTGTTCGCCGAGGTGGTGGACATCACCGGCATCGTGCTGACCAAGCTGGACGGCACCGCCAAGGGCGGCATCGTGGTGGCGGTGCAGCGCGAGCTGGGCGTGCCGGTCAAGCTGATCGGTCTGGGCGAGGGCGCGGACGACCTGGCGCCGTTCGAGCCGGGTGCGTTCGTGGACGCGCTGATCGGGGACTGA
- the nsdA gene encoding transcriptional repressor NsdA, with protein MGGPAGAGRDGDVPMAEKQPNEKLTTWFARSGWSKGELARQVNRRARQIGAHHVSTDTSRVRRWLDGEQPREPIPKIMSELFSERFGSVVSIEDLGLRAAIPVSTVGGGVDLPWSGPQTVQLISDYSRSDLMLNRRGFLGTSLALTAGAALIEPMQRWLAPGPTGVPTPILTAANGGEAFTGRLSEPELELLEQTTVMFRQWDAQNGGGLRRKAVVGQLHEVTDLLHETYNEDTTKRLFRLTAELAHLAGWMSYDVGMHPSAQKYYVLALHAAKEAGDRPFGALILTDMSRQMIHLNRGEDALELIHLAQYGSRDTATPRQQSLLYAMEARAYATIGEVNRCARAIRLAEDTFTDIREGDGDPDWLKFFSPAELNAENAHSYRDLAYHSDNAQLYASLSAPVMERAVDLFRQDEDHVRSYAFNLIGMASVHLLQKEAEEAVRYAEQAVDIATKVRSERLNSRVRKTTEAASARFQGVDAVSRLKERVVQDIPEFVSVV; from the coding sequence ATCGGGGGCCCCGCAGGGGCCGGGCGGGATGGGGACGTTCCCATGGCAGAGAAGCAACCCAACGAGAAGCTGACCACGTGGTTCGCCCGCAGTGGCTGGTCCAAGGGCGAGTTGGCCCGCCAGGTCAACCGTCGGGCCCGGCAGATCGGCGCCCACCACGTGTCCACCGACACCTCCCGGGTGCGCCGCTGGCTGGACGGCGAGCAGCCCCGGGAGCCGATCCCCAAGATCATGTCGGAGCTGTTCTCGGAGCGCTTCGGCTCCGTGGTCTCGATCGAGGACCTCGGCCTGCGTGCCGCGATCCCGGTCTCCACCGTCGGCGGCGGCGTGGACCTGCCCTGGAGCGGCCCGCAGACCGTCCAGCTGATCAGCGACTACTCCCGCAGCGACCTGATGCTCAACCGCCGGGGCTTCCTCGGCACCTCGCTCGCGCTGACCGCCGGCGCCGCGCTGATCGAGCCGATGCAGCGCTGGCTCGCCCCCGGCCCGACCGGCGTGCCCACCCCGATCCTCACCGCCGCCAACGGCGGCGAGGCGTTCACCGGCCGGCTCTCCGAGCCCGAGCTGGAACTGCTGGAGCAGACCACGGTCATGTTCCGCCAGTGGGACGCCCAGAACGGCGGCGGGCTGCGCCGCAAGGCCGTGGTCGGCCAGCTCCACGAGGTCACCGACCTGCTCCACGAGACGTACAACGAGGACACCACCAAGCGGCTGTTCCGGCTCACCGCCGAACTCGCCCACCTGGCCGGCTGGATGTCCTACGACGTCGGGATGCACCCGAGCGCCCAGAAGTACTACGTGCTGGCCCTGCACGCGGCCAAGGAGGCCGGCGACCGCCCGTTCGGCGCGCTGATCCTCACCGACATGAGCCGCCAGATGATCCACCTCAACCGGGGCGAGGACGCCCTGGAACTGATCCACCTGGCCCAGTACGGCAGCCGGGACACCGCCACCCCGCGCCAGCAGTCCCTGCTGTACGCGATGGAGGCGCGCGCCTACGCCACCATCGGCGAGGTCAACCGGTGCGCCCGGGCGATCCGGCTGGCCGAGGACACCTTCACCGACATCCGCGAGGGCGACGGGGACCCGGACTGGCTGAAGTTCTTCTCGCCGGCCGAGCTGAACGCCGAGAACGCCCACTCCTACCGCGACCTCGCGTACCACTCGGACAACGCCCAGCTGTACGCCTCGCTGTCGGCGCCGGTGATGGAGCGGGCGGTCGACCTGTTCCGCCAGGACGAGGACCACGTGCGCTCGTACGCCTTCAACCTGATCGGCATGGCCAGCGTGCACCTGCTGCAGAAGGAGGCCGAGGAGGCCGTCCGGTACGCCGAGCAGGCGGTGGACATCGCGACCAAGGTGCGGTCGGAGCGGCTGAACTCCCGGGTCCGCAAGACCACGGAGGCGGCGTCCGCCCGGTTCCAGGGCGTGGACGCGGTGAGCCGGCTCAAGGAGCGGGTGGTCCAGGACATCCCGGAGTTCGTCTCGGTGGTCTGA
- a CDS encoding bifunctional DNA primase/polymerase, translating into MDNLFGELRLGHLRLAPLGARRRTKVTASQAAAEYTGRWGWAVATGETAGGTAGSVLFPTGRAFDVLDVPEQAGLQALVRLERMGTQIGPVLAPPTGRMQFLVAAGTARRLPDLLYRMGWDDAALDLACHGEGSCVAAPPTVLGELGPVRWLRRPTRDNAGCPPEARLLLGTLAYACHRSRERTAEPAWMAS; encoded by the coding sequence ATGGACAACCTGTTCGGCGAACTTCGACTGGGGCACCTGCGGCTGGCACCGCTGGGCGCACGCCGCCGCACCAAGGTCACCGCGTCCCAGGCCGCCGCGGAGTACACCGGCCGCTGGGGGTGGGCGGTGGCCACCGGCGAGACGGCCGGCGGCACCGCGGGCTCGGTGCTGTTCCCCACCGGCCGCGCCTTCGACGTACTGGACGTCCCCGAGCAGGCCGGCCTGCAGGCGCTGGTCCGGCTGGAGCGGATGGGCACCCAGATCGGCCCGGTGCTCGCGCCTCCCACCGGCCGGATGCAGTTCCTGGTCGCCGCCGGCACCGCCCGCCGCCTGCCCGACCTGCTGTACCGGATGGGCTGGGACGACGCCGCGCTCGACCTCGCCTGCCACGGCGAGGGCAGCTGCGTCGCCGCCCCGCCCACCGTCCTCGGCGAGCTCGGCCCGGTCCGCTGGCTGCGCCGCCCCACCCGCGACAACGCCGGCTGCCCCCCCGAGGCCCGGCTGCTGCTCGGCACCCTCGCCTACGCCTGCCACCGCAGCCGCGAGCGCACCGCCGAGCCGGCCTGGATGGCCTCGTAG